A single region of the Glycine max cultivar Williams 82 chromosome 20, Glycine_max_v4.0, whole genome shotgun sequence genome encodes:
- the LOC100783703 gene encoding uncharacterized protein: MPFEEALQQMPLYSKFLKDMLTRKSKYIHSDTIVVGGNSSVVIQRILPPKHKDLGSVTIPCSIGAVSLVDRSTIRPYGVIEDVLVRVKHITFPANFVVMDIEEDIEIPIILGRPFMSTISCVVDMGKGKLELSVEDQKISFDLFEAMKHSSDHKAYFDVEKVKREIELVATAMVLQSPLEKALNNHVECLTKEEEDEVQACIEELDGARENSARHTMFEELKNSRPIEKPKVELKTLPAHLKYVFLDDNEAKLVIISSSLKKKEE, encoded by the exons ATGCCCTTCGAAGAGGCCTTACAACAGATGCCACTTTACTCTAAATTTCTGAAGGATATGCTAACCCGAAAGAGCAAGTATATCCACAGTGACACAATTGTAGTGGGGGGAAACAGTAGTGTTGTCATTCAACgcatccttccacccaagcacaaaGATCTAGGCAGTGTCACTATACCTTGCTCGATCGGTGCAGTCTCA TTAGTTGATCGCTCCACCATCAGGCCGTATGGAGTGATAGAAGATGTTTTAGTCAGAGTTAAACATATTACTTTCCCTGCAAATTTTGTGGTTATGGATATAGAGGAGGATATTGAAATCCCCATAATTTTGGGACGTCCTTTCATGTCAACCATCAGTTGTGTAGTAGATATGGGGAAAGGTAAATTAGAACTGAGTGTGGAGGATCAAAAAATTTCATTCGACTTATTTGAAGCAATGAAGCACTCAAGTGATCACAAGGCCTATTTTGATGTGGAGAAGGTAAAACGGGAGATAGAATTAGTAGCTACAGCCATGGTACTGCAGTCTCCTTTGGAAAAAGCACTGAATAATCATGTAGAATGTCTGACCAAGGAGGAGGAAGATGAAGTGCAGGCTTGTATTGAAGAGTTAGATGGTGCAAGGGAAAATTCTGCTAGACATACTATGtttgaagaattgaagaatAGTAGACCAATAGAAAAACCCAAAGTGGAGTTGAAGACTTTACCTGCACACTTGAAGTATGTATTCTTGGATGACAATGAAGCCAAACTAGTCATAATTAGCAGCTccttgaagaagaaagaagagtaa
- the LOC100784235 gene encoding DNA-directed RNA polymerase I subunit RPA12-like isoform X2, with amino-acid sequence MVVTQVQLDRAKVSTKSAVLMNLESRDIRRELEMEIIEEHTVMEYSKVSKKCEKCGHGEATYYTRQMRSTDKGQTTFYACTGCGHPSQEN; translated from the exons ATGGTAGTTACACAGGTACAGCTTGACCGTGCCAAGGTATCCACGAAGTCTGCAGTTCTAATGAATTTAGAGTCCAGA GATATCAGAAGAGAGCTTGAAATGGAAATAATTGAGGAACATACGGTGATGGAATATTCTAAG GTCAGCAAGAAATGTGAAAAATGTGGCCATGGGGAAGCTACCTATTATACTAGACAG ATGAGATCAACAGACAAAGGACAAACTACTTTCTACGCATGTACCGGCTGTGGTCATCCGTCTCAGGAGAATTAG
- the LOC100784235 gene encoding DNA-directed RNA polymerase I subunit RPA12-like isoform X1: protein MCQIKYRLPAMVVTQVQLDRAKVSTKSAVLMNLESRDIRRELEMEIIEEHTVMEYSKVSKKCEKCGHGEATYYTRQMRSTDKGQTTFYACTGCGHPSQEN, encoded by the exons ATGTGCCAAATTAAATATAGGCTTCCTGCAATGGTAGTTACACAGGTACAGCTTGACCGTGCCAAGGTATCCACGAAGTCTGCAGTTCTAATGAATTTAGAGTCCAGA GATATCAGAAGAGAGCTTGAAATGGAAATAATTGAGGAACATACGGTGATGGAATATTCTAAG GTCAGCAAGAAATGTGAAAAATGTGGCCATGGGGAAGCTACCTATTATACTAGACAG ATGAGATCAACAGACAAAGGACAAACTACTTTCTACGCATGTACCGGCTGTGGTCATCCGTCTCAGGAGAATTAG